The Mycobacterium seoulense genome has a window encoding:
- a CDS encoding ABC transporter family substrate-binding protein, translating into MALAVSGCSPAINLAPAGGRNAEIGTTSDINPQDPATLQDGGSLRLALSDFPPNFNILHIDGNSAEVAAMMKATLPRAFIIGADGSTTVDTDYFTSVELTGTAPQVVTYTINPRAMWSDGTPITWEDIASQIHALSGADKTFEIAGPSGADRVASVTRGVDDRQAVVTFAKPYAEWRGMFAGNGMLLPRSMTATPEAFNKGQLDGPGPSAGPFIVTSLDRTTQRIVLSRNPKWWGARPRLDNITYLVLDDAARLPALQNNTIDASGVGTVDQLTIAQRTKGISIRRAPAPAWSHFTFNGAPGSILSDRALRLAVAKGIDRRTIAKVVQYGLTSDPVALGNHIYVAGQKGYQDNSAVVPYDPEEARRELDALGWKLNGQFREKDGRPLVVRDLFYDAQGSRQFAQIAQHSLAQIGVKLELVSRSGSGFFTNYINVGDFDIAQFGWLGDAFPLSALTQIYLSGGESNFGKIGSPQIDAAIERTLQELDPGRAQALANDLDKLIWAEGFSLPLTQSPGDVAVRSTLANFGAAGLGDLRYTAIGFMRG; encoded by the coding sequence ATGGCGCTGGCGGTGTCCGGATGCTCACCGGCCATCAACCTGGCGCCGGCCGGCGGCCGCAACGCCGAGATCGGCACCACCAGCGACATCAATCCACAGGACCCCGCCACGCTGCAGGACGGCGGCAGCCTGCGGCTGGCGCTCAGCGACTTCCCGCCCAACTTCAACATCCTGCACATCGACGGCAATTCGGCCGAGGTCGCCGCGATGATGAAGGCCACCCTGCCGCGGGCCTTCATCATCGGCGCGGACGGCTCGACGACGGTCGACACCGACTACTTCACCAGCGTCGAACTCACCGGGACCGCACCGCAAGTGGTGACCTACACGATCAACCCCCGGGCGATGTGGTCCGACGGAACGCCGATTACGTGGGAAGACATCGCCAGCCAGATCCATGCGTTGAGCGGCGCCGACAAGACGTTCGAGATCGCCGGGCCCAGCGGCGCCGATCGCGTCGCGTCGGTCACCCGAGGTGTCGATGACCGGCAAGCCGTCGTGACCTTCGCCAAGCCGTACGCCGAGTGGCGCGGCATGTTCGCCGGCAACGGCATGCTGCTGCCCAGGAGCATGACGGCCACGCCGGAGGCGTTCAACAAGGGCCAACTCGACGGGCCCGGCCCCTCGGCGGGCCCCTTCATCGTCACGTCCCTGGACCGGACCACTCAGCGAATCGTGCTGTCTCGCAACCCGAAATGGTGGGGAGCCCGGCCCCGTCTGGACAACATCACCTACCTGGTGCTCGATGACGCCGCACGGCTGCCGGCGCTGCAGAACAACACCATCGACGCGTCCGGCGTCGGCACCGTCGACCAGCTGACCATCGCGCAACGCACGAAGGGAATCTCGATCCGGCGCGCCCCCGCCCCCGCCTGGTCTCACTTCACGTTCAACGGCGCGCCCGGGTCGATCCTGTCCGATAGGGCGCTGCGCCTCGCGGTGGCCAAGGGCATCGACCGCCGCACCATCGCCAAGGTCGTCCAATACGGGCTCACCAGCGACCCCGTGGCGTTGGGCAACCACATCTATGTCGCCGGGCAGAAGGGTTACCAGGACAACAGCGCGGTCGTCCCGTACGACCCGGAGGAGGCCAGGCGCGAGCTCGACGCGCTGGGCTGGAAGTTGAACGGCCAGTTCCGCGAGAAGGACGGCCGCCCGCTGGTCGTCCGCGATCTGTTCTATGACGCCCAGGGCAGCCGGCAGTTCGCCCAGATCGCCCAGCACAGCCTCGCGCAGATCGGCGTCAAGCTCGAACTGGTGTCCAGGTCCGGCAGCGGGTTCTTCACCAACTACATCAACGTCGGGGATTTCGACATCGCCCAATTCGGTTGGCTCGGTGATGCTTTCCCGCTCTCAGCGCTTACGCAGATCTACCTGTCGGGCGGGGAGAGCAACTTCGGCAAGATCGGCAGCCCGCAGATCGACGCGGCGATCGAGCGGACCCTGCAAGAACTCGATCCCGGCAGGGCGCAGGCGTTGGCCAACGATCTCGACAAACTCATCTGGGCCGAAGGGTTCAGCCTGCCGCTGACGCAGTCGCCCGGCGACGTCGCGGTCCGCAGCACGCTGGCCAATTTCGGTGCGGCGGGCCTGGGCGACCTGCGCTACACCGCCATCGGGTTCATGCGCGGCTGA
- a CDS encoding alpha/beta hydrolase, translating to MTMNAKRRRVQEKLAALPGVRPVRRPVSPDNTEEFDLYYVRTGRKSAHPLVVIPGGPGVASVQMYRGLRRRAAAAGLDVIMIEHRGVGMSRHDDSGDDLPPEAITVNQVVDDIAAVLDDAHVDSAVIYGASYGTYIASGFGVRHPGRVRAMILDSPLLSRHDIVIVRRAIRRLLLRGDSPETAALAPKMRKLVDAGVMTAAATQVVATIYGYGGAELLERQLDLLLDGRKLLWWALSRFATLSNLPYRYEEDLVSRIAFRELNYAAEPDGLPLDPAVAEREARTQTATFEDEPYDLVAEMPHFTWPTAVVSGGRDLITPPAVAERVAALLPNAVLLMLPSMAHSALDFREPAAIAIAQAVWRGELDGLAAKAPALDALPARPELRLLWKAIGVAATIEGALPIPARLRRISRA from the coding sequence ATGACGATGAATGCGAAACGGCGCCGGGTGCAGGAGAAGCTCGCGGCACTGCCCGGTGTGCGACCCGTGCGCCGGCCGGTCTCGCCGGATAACACAGAAGAGTTCGATCTGTACTACGTGCGCACCGGCCGGAAGTCGGCACACCCGCTGGTCGTCATCCCGGGCGGTCCCGGAGTGGCGTCGGTGCAGATGTACAGGGGACTGCGGCGCCGCGCGGCCGCGGCCGGCCTGGACGTCATCATGATCGAGCACCGCGGAGTGGGCATGTCGCGCCACGACGACTCCGGCGACGATCTGCCCCCCGAGGCGATCACGGTGAACCAGGTCGTCGACGACATCGCCGCCGTGCTCGACGACGCCCATGTCGACTCGGCCGTCATCTACGGCGCGTCGTACGGCACCTACATCGCGTCCGGTTTCGGCGTGCGCCATCCGGGCCGGGTGCGGGCGATGATCCTCGACTCGCCGCTGTTGTCGCGGCATGACATCGTGATCGTTCGCCGCGCGATCCGTCGGCTGCTGCTTCGCGGCGACAGCCCCGAAACCGCCGCGCTGGCGCCCAAAATGCGCAAGCTCGTCGACGCGGGGGTGATGACCGCGGCGGCCACCCAGGTCGTGGCGACGATCTATGGCTACGGCGGCGCCGAGTTGCTCGAGCGACAGCTCGACCTGCTGCTGGATGGCCGCAAGTTGTTGTGGTGGGCGCTGTCCCGGTTCGCCACGCTTAGCAACCTGCCCTATCGCTACGAGGAAGACCTGGTGAGCCGCATCGCGTTTCGCGAACTGAATTACGCCGCCGAGCCCGACGGACTACCGCTCGACCCCGCCGTGGCGGAACGCGAAGCGCGCACCCAGACCGCGACTTTCGAGGACGAGCCGTACGACCTGGTGGCCGAGATGCCGCATTTCACCTGGCCCACCGCGGTGGTCTCCGGCGGCCGCGACCTCATCACCCCACCGGCCGTCGCCGAGCGGGTAGCCGCGCTGCTCCCCAACGCGGTGCTGTTGATGCTGCCCAGCATGGCGCACAGCGCGCTGGACTTCCGCGAGCCCGCCGCGATCGCCATCGCCCAGGCGGTGTGGCGGGGTGAGCTCGACGGGCTCGCCGCGAAAGCACCTGCGCTCGATGCGCTTCCGGCGCGTCCCGAGCTGCGCCTGCTGTGGAAGGCGATCGGGGTGGCCGCCACCATCGAGGGTGCGCTGCCGATCCCCGCGCGGCTGCGCCGGATCAGCCGCGCATGA
- a CDS encoding AAA family ATPase, protein MKLHRLILTNYRGIAHREIEFPDHGVVVVCGANEIGKSSMIEALDLLLESRDRSTKKEVKQVKPTNSDVGSEVSAELSCGPYRFVYRKRFHKKCETELTIQAPHREQLTGDEAHERVRAMLAETVDSDLWHAQRVLQAASTTAVDLSGCDALSRALDVAAGDAGALSGAEPLLIERIDAEYGRYFTATGRPTGEWAAAIARLADAEAAVAECAAAVAEVDERVCRHGVLTERVAELSQRRIAARPRLAAAREAAERIDELTGQAREAELIAAAAEAKSAAAATAHHSRLQLLAEIDVRAAGVAAAEAQAQEAAEARAAAHIEAEAADLAAREATEALAELHRRAESARRAVAQLAERDEADRLGARLAKIEAIQRDRDQVCAALGEIAVTEQLLRRIEDAAVAVDRIGDQLASTSTAVEFTAAADVELSIGDQRVSLSEGETWSTTTTGPTAVQVPGVLTARITPGATTLDVQAKHAAAQEELAAALAAGGVADLATARSADQRRRELQGSRDQLSATLAGLCGDEGIDQLRLRLTQLRAGQPAGAELHAVDIDAARAELDSIETTRLAAVAHCDDRRRDATAATTRLTELATRATVLQNTLETQRSELTAANDRLAEERASAGDDDLASSADTALQAARAAQRRHAELADRLAAASPDAVHDELTAATKETEELRERYEEAARALREITIELSVFGSEGRQGKLDAAETEREHAVSEHIRVGSRARAARLLRSVMTRHRDTTRQRYVEPYRAELQRLGRPVFGPTFEVDIDSDLCIRSRTLNGVTVPYESLSGGAKEQLAILARLAGAALVAKEDAVPVVVDDALGFTDPDRLAKMGEVFDTVGAHGQVIVLTCSPDRYDGVKGAHRIDLSA, encoded by the coding sequence ATGAAGCTGCACCGCCTGATCCTGACGAATTATCGCGGCATCGCGCACCGCGAGATCGAGTTTCCCGACCACGGTGTCGTGGTGGTGTGCGGCGCCAACGAGATCGGCAAGTCGTCCATGATCGAAGCGCTGGACCTATTGCTGGAATCCAGGGACCGCTCGACGAAGAAGGAAGTCAAGCAGGTCAAACCGACCAACAGCGACGTCGGCTCCGAGGTGAGCGCCGAATTAAGCTGCGGCCCTTATCGATTCGTCTACCGCAAGCGGTTCCACAAGAAGTGCGAAACCGAGCTGACGATTCAGGCGCCCCACCGCGAGCAGCTCACCGGCGACGAGGCGCACGAACGTGTGCGCGCGATGCTGGCCGAGACGGTGGACAGCGATCTGTGGCATGCCCAGCGGGTGCTGCAAGCCGCGTCCACCACCGCGGTGGATCTGTCGGGCTGTGACGCACTGTCGCGCGCGCTCGACGTGGCGGCCGGCGACGCCGGGGCGCTGTCCGGCGCCGAGCCGCTCCTCATCGAACGAATCGACGCCGAATATGGACGCTACTTCACCGCGACCGGCCGTCCGACGGGTGAATGGGCCGCGGCGATCGCCCGGTTGGCCGATGCGGAGGCCGCGGTCGCGGAGTGCGCGGCGGCGGTTGCCGAGGTCGACGAGCGGGTGTGTCGGCACGGCGTCCTGACGGAACGGGTGGCCGAGCTGTCGCAGCGGCGCATTGCCGCCCGCCCCCGGCTCGCCGCCGCGCGGGAGGCCGCGGAAAGGATCGACGAACTGACGGGCCAGGCGCGCGAGGCCGAGTTGATCGCCGCCGCCGCGGAGGCGAAGAGCGCCGCGGCGGCAACCGCCCACCACTCACGCCTGCAACTCCTCGCCGAAATCGACGTCCGCGCAGCCGGTGTCGCGGCCGCCGAGGCGCAGGCGCAAGAAGCCGCCGAGGCGCGGGCAGCCGCGCACATCGAAGCCGAGGCCGCCGACCTGGCGGCCCGGGAAGCCACCGAGGCCCTTGCGGAGCTGCACCGCCGGGCGGAATCCGCCCGGCGCGCCGTCGCACAGCTGGCCGAGCGCGACGAGGCGGACCGGTTGGGCGCCCGATTGGCCAAGATCGAGGCCATCCAGCGGGACCGCGACCAGGTGTGCGCAGCACTCGGCGAGATCGCCGTCACCGAGCAGCTGTTGCGACGAATCGAGGACGCCGCCGTCGCGGTCGATCGCATCGGCGACCAGTTGGCGTCGACGTCCACGGCGGTCGAGTTCACCGCCGCCGCGGACGTGGAGCTCTCCATCGGCGACCAGCGGGTGTCGTTGTCCGAGGGCGAAACCTGGTCGACTACCACCACGGGACCCACCGCGGTCCAGGTCCCCGGCGTCCTGACTGCGCGGATCACTCCTGGCGCGACGACGCTCGATGTCCAAGCCAAACACGCTGCGGCACAAGAAGAGCTTGCCGCGGCGTTGGCTGCCGGCGGGGTGGCTGACCTGGCCACCGCCCGGTCCGCCGATCAGCGTCGCCGCGAACTGCAGGGCAGCCGCGACCAGCTGAGCGCCACCCTCGCCGGCCTGTGTGGTGACGAAGGGATCGACCAGCTGCGCTTGCGGCTCACACAGCTGCGTGCTGGGCAGCCGGCCGGGGCGGAGCTCCACGCTGTCGACATCGACGCCGCACGCGCCGAACTCGATTCGATCGAGACGACCCGCCTGGCCGCGGTGGCCCATTGCGACGACCGCCGCCGGGACGCCACCGCGGCCACCACCCGGCTCACCGAGTTAGCCACCCGCGCAACAGTTCTGCAGAACACCCTGGAGACTCAACGCAGCGAACTCACCGCGGCCAACGACCGGCTGGCCGAAGAACGGGCGTCGGCCGGCGATGACGATCTCGCGTCGTCGGCGGACACCGCGCTGCAGGCGGCCCGGGCCGCGCAACGTCGTCACGCCGAACTGGCCGACAGGCTGGCGGCGGCCAGTCCTGATGCGGTGCACGACGAATTAACCGCCGCCACAAAGGAAACCGAAGAATTGCGCGAACGCTACGAGGAGGCTGCCCGCGCGTTGCGCGAGATCACCATCGAACTCTCGGTGTTCGGCAGCGAGGGCCGCCAGGGGAAGCTCGACGCCGCGGAAACCGAACGTGAGCACGCCGTCAGCGAGCACATCCGGGTCGGCAGCCGGGCCCGGGCCGCGCGGCTGCTGCGCTCGGTGATGACACGCCACCGCGACACCACCCGGCAGCGCTACGTCGAGCCCTACCGCGCCGAGCTGCAACGGCTCGGCCGCCCGGTGTTCGGGCCCACGTTCGAGGTCGACATCGACAGCGACCTCTGCATTCGCAGCCGCACCCTCAACGGCGTGACGGTGCCCTACGAATCCCTGTCGGGCGGGGCGAAGGAGCAACTCGCCATCCTGGCGCGGCTGGCGGGCGCCGCCCTGGTCGCCAAGGAGGACGCCGTTCCGGTGGTGGTCGACGATGCGCTCGGCTTCACCGATCCAGACCGGTTGGCCAAGATGGGCGAGGTCTTCGACACGGTGGGCGCGCACGGGCAGGTGATCGTGCTCACCTGCAGCCCCGACCGGTACGACGGCGTCAAGGGCGCGCACCGCATCGACCTGAGTGCCTAG
- a CDS encoding metallophosphoesterase family protein: MRFLHTADWQLGMTRHFLAGDAQPRYSAARRDAVAGLGALAAEVGAEFVVVCGDVFEHNQLPPRVVGQSLEAMRAIGIPVYLLPGNHDPLDASSVYTSALFTAERPDNVVVLDQAGVHQVRPGLEIVAAPWRSKAPTTDLVADVLEKLTPEPVTRILVAHGGVDALDPDRDKPSLIRLAALDDALANGTVHYVALGDKHSRTHVGDSGRVWYSGAPEVTNFDDVESDPGHVLIVDIDETDPARLATVESRRVGRWRFVAMHRQVDTRRDIADLDLNLDLMTDKDRTVVRLALTGSLTVTDRAALDACLDKYARLYAWLGLWERHTDLAVIPADGEFSDLGIGGFAAAAVDELVATAREGDSETAVDAQAALALLLRLTDRGAA; this comes from the coding sequence ATGCGATTCCTGCACACCGCGGACTGGCAGCTCGGCATGACCCGGCACTTCCTCGCCGGGGACGCCCAGCCGCGCTACTCCGCGGCCCGGCGCGACGCGGTGGCCGGCCTGGGAGCGCTGGCGGCGGAGGTGGGCGCCGAGTTCGTCGTCGTGTGTGGTGACGTGTTCGAACACAACCAACTTCCCCCGCGGGTCGTCGGGCAATCCCTGGAAGCCATGCGCGCCATCGGAATTCCGGTCTACCTGCTGCCGGGCAACCACGACCCGCTGGACGCGTCCTCCGTCTACACCAGCGCGCTGTTCACCGCCGAACGCCCCGACAACGTGGTGGTGCTCGACCAGGCCGGCGTCCATCAGGTAAGGCCCGGGCTGGAGATCGTCGCCGCGCCATGGCGATCCAAAGCCCCGACCACCGACCTGGTCGCCGACGTCCTCGAGAAGCTGACTCCGGAGCCGGTCACCCGGATCCTGGTCGCGCACGGCGGGGTCGACGCCCTGGACCCCGACCGCGACAAGCCTTCCCTGATTCGGCTTGCCGCGCTCGATGACGCACTGGCGAACGGCACGGTGCACTATGTGGCACTGGGGGACAAGCATTCTCGCACCCACGTGGGCGACAGCGGCCGCGTCTGGTATTCGGGGGCGCCGGAAGTCACCAACTTCGACGACGTGGAATCGGACCCGGGTCACGTCCTCATCGTCGACATCGACGAAACCGACCCGGCCCGCCTCGCGACGGTGGAATCGCGGCGCGTGGGCCGTTGGCGGTTCGTCGCCATGCACCGACAAGTCGACACCCGGCGCGACATCGCCGACCTCGACCTGAACCTGGACCTGATGACCGACAAGGACCGTACCGTGGTGCGGTTGGCGCTCACCGGATCGCTGACCGTCACCGACCGCGCCGCGTTGGATGCCTGCCTGGACAAATACGCGCGGCTGTACGCGTGGCTCGGCCTGTGGGAACGCCACACCGACCTGGCGGTCATCCCCGCCGACGGCGAATTCAGCGATCTCGGCATCGGGGGGTTCGCCGCGGCGGCGGTCGACGAGTTGGTGGCGACCGCGCGCGAGGGGGACTCCGAGACCGCCGTCGACGCGCAGGCGGCACTGGCCTTGTTGCTGCGCCTCACCGATCGGGGCGCCGCATGA
- a CDS encoding HNH endonuclease signature motif containing protein: MSPSGHPDVDAAFDGLDAALARARALPVEVMTVQQQLAMLERCEKVRRQLPAIEHPLINSLGRQATPEELGGKLSHAIAEATLISRAEASRRVKEATDLGPRRGLTGEPMAPILPATAAAQREGKLGAGQVAVIRRFFHHLPGWVDAATREAVEADLAAGGAHFRPEQLAELADHVADCLNPDGSYTDEDRARRRGLTLGKQGPDGMSELRATITPELRATVEAVLAKLAAPGMCNPLDDTACVDGAPSQDAVDRDARSTAQRNHDGLLAGLRALLASGKLGQHNGLPASIIITTTLAELETACGKGLTGGGTTLPINEVIRLARHAHHYLAVFDNATPLALYHTKRLASPGQRIVLYAKDHGCTAPGCTVPGYLSEVHHVTDWDKCRRTDIDNLTFTCGPHHRMLKPGGWTTRKNPKGHTEWIPPPHLDRGQPRTNTFHHPEKLLHHNDDDDDDDDAA; this comes from the coding sequence GTGAGTCCAAGTGGTCATCCTGATGTCGACGCGGCGTTCGACGGCCTTGATGCGGCCTTGGCCCGCGCCCGCGCGTTGCCGGTTGAGGTGATGACTGTCCAACAACAGCTGGCGATGCTGGAACGCTGCGAAAAGGTGCGCCGGCAGCTACCCGCCATCGAGCATCCGCTGATCAACTCCCTGGGTCGCCAAGCCACGCCTGAGGAGTTGGGCGGCAAGTTGTCGCATGCGATCGCCGAGGCCACGTTGATCAGCCGCGCCGAGGCGTCACGGCGGGTCAAAGAGGCCACCGACCTCGGACCGCGCCGCGGGCTCACCGGTGAACCGATGGCGCCGATCCTGCCGGCCACCGCGGCCGCCCAACGCGAGGGCAAGCTGGGCGCCGGGCAGGTCGCGGTGATCCGCAGGTTCTTCCACCACCTGCCCGGCTGGGTCGACGCCGCCACACGTGAGGCCGTGGAGGCCGACCTGGCCGCGGGCGGCGCGCACTTTCGCCCCGAACAACTCGCCGAGCTCGCCGACCACGTGGCCGATTGCCTCAACCCCGATGGCAGCTACACCGACGAGGACCGCGCCCGCCGGCGTGGACTCACGCTGGGCAAACAGGGTCCCGACGGCATGTCCGAGCTGCGCGCCACCATCACCCCCGAGCTGCGCGCCACCGTGGAGGCCGTGCTGGCCAAGCTGGCCGCCCCCGGCATGTGCAACCCGCTCGACGACACCGCGTGCGTGGACGGCGCACCCAGCCAGGACGCCGTCGACCGCGACGCCCGGTCCACGGCCCAACGCAACCACGACGGCCTGCTGGCCGGGCTGCGAGCGCTGCTGGCCTCGGGGAAACTGGGCCAGCACAACGGGTTACCCGCCTCCATCATCATCACCACGACGCTGGCCGAGCTGGAGACCGCCTGCGGCAAAGGGCTCACCGGCGGGGGCACCACCTTGCCGATCAACGAGGTCATCCGCCTGGCCCGCCACGCCCACCACTATTTGGCCGTCTTCGACAACGCCACACCCCTGGCGCTGTATCACACCAAGCGCCTGGCCTCCCCCGGCCAGCGCATCGTCCTGTACGCCAAGGACCATGGCTGCACCGCCCCGGGCTGCACCGTGCCCGGCTACCTCTCCGAGGTCCACCACGTCACCGACTGGGATAAATGCCGGCGCACCGACATCGACAACCTCACCTTCACCTGCGGACCACACCACCGCATGCTCAAGCCCGGCGGCTGGACCACCCGCAAAAACCCCAAAGGTCACACCGAATGGATCCCACCCCCACATCTCGACCGCGGCCAACCCCGCACCAACACCTTCCACCACCCCGAAAAACTCCTCCACCACAACGACGACGATGACGATGACGACGACGCGGCATAG
- a CDS encoding SixA phosphatase family protein, protein MKDQRTLLLMRHAKSDYPPGVADHDRPLAPRGIKQAGLAGDWLRANAPVIDAVLCSTATRARQTLANTGIDAPVRYSERLYGATPGTMIEEINTVGEEVETLLVVGHEPTMSALALGLAGSGTDAAAAERISAKFPTSAIAVLTVPSGWKGLELGRAALIEFEVPR, encoded by the coding sequence GTGAAAGATCAGCGCACGTTGCTGTTGATGCGCCACGCCAAATCCGACTACCCGCCCGGGGTCGCCGACCACGACCGACCGCTGGCGCCCCGCGGCATCAAGCAAGCCGGACTCGCCGGTGATTGGCTGCGCGCCAACGCTCCGGTCATCGACGCCGTGCTGTGCTCCACCGCGACCCGTGCGCGGCAGACGTTGGCCAACACCGGTATCGACGCTCCGGTGCGGTACAGCGAGCGGCTCTACGGCGCCACGCCCGGCACCATGATCGAGGAAATCAACACGGTCGGTGAGGAAGTCGAAACGCTGCTGGTCGTCGGCCACGAGCCGACGATGTCTGCCCTGGCCCTCGGGCTTGCCGGCAGTGGCACCGACGCGGCTGCGGCCGAACGGATTTCGGCCAAATTCCCGACGTCTGCGATCGCCGTGCTGACCGTCCCGTCCGGATGGAAGGGTCTCGAACTCGGCCGCGCCGCCCTCATAGAGTTCGAGGTGCCGCGTTGA
- a CDS encoding DUF3558 domain-containing protein: protein MTGRRVRAIATVLIAALMVLTGCSKSIGGTAVKAGGPTRNNNSQQQYPNLLKECEVLTSDILAKTVGADPLDIQSTFVGAICRWQAANPAGLIDITRFWFEQGSLGNERKVAEFLKYKVETRNIAGIDSIVMRPDDPNGACGVASDAAGVVGWWVNPQAPGIDACGQALKLMELTLATNS from the coding sequence ATGACCGGCAGAAGAGTGCGCGCCATTGCAACCGTCTTGATCGCTGCGCTCATGGTGTTGACGGGGTGCTCGAAGTCGATCGGGGGCACCGCCGTCAAAGCGGGCGGTCCTACCCGCAACAACAATTCGCAGCAGCAGTATCCGAACCTGCTCAAGGAGTGCGAGGTGCTGACCAGCGACATCCTCGCCAAGACGGTGGGCGCCGACCCGCTCGACATTCAGAGCACATTCGTCGGCGCCATCTGCCGGTGGCAGGCGGCCAACCCCGCCGGCCTGATCGACATCACCCGGTTCTGGTTCGAGCAGGGCAGCCTCGGCAACGAACGCAAGGTCGCCGAGTTCCTGAAGTACAAGGTCGAGACGCGGAACATCGCCGGGATCGATTCGATCGTGATGCGTCCGGACGACCCGAACGGCGCATGCGGAGTGGCCAGCGACGCGGCCGGAGTGGTCGGGTGGTGGGTCAACCCTCAGGCGCCGGGCATCGATGCCTGCGGTCAGGCCCTCAAGCTGATGGAGCTGACGCTGGCCACGAACTCGTAG
- a CDS encoding DUF3558 domain-containing protein translates to MILIPAVAACSDSGGNKPGATSSSAPGNSEGHHGPMFPQCGGISDQTVAELTKVTGLINTARNSVGCQWLAGGGILGPHFSFSWYRGSPIGRERKTEELSRASVDDININGHSGFIAIGNEPNLGDSLCEVGIQFQDDFIEWSISFSQKPFPPPCDIAKELARQSIANSK, encoded by the coding sequence ATGATCCTGATCCCCGCGGTTGCGGCGTGCTCCGATTCCGGCGGCAACAAACCGGGAGCGACGTCCTCGTCCGCGCCGGGGAACTCGGAGGGCCACCACGGGCCGATGTTCCCCCAATGCGGCGGCATCAGCGATCAGACGGTGGCCGAGCTGACCAAGGTGACCGGCCTGATCAACACCGCGCGCAACTCCGTCGGCTGCCAATGGCTGGCGGGCGGCGGCATCCTGGGCCCCCACTTTTCCTTCTCCTGGTATCGCGGCAGTCCGATCGGTCGCGAACGCAAGACCGAGGAGCTGTCGCGCGCTAGCGTCGATGACATCAATATCAACGGACACAGCGGATTCATCGCGATAGGAAACGAGCCGAACCTGGGTGACTCGCTGTGCGAGGTGGGCATCCAATTCCAGGACGACTTCATCGAATGGTCGATCAGCTTCAGCCAAAAGCCGTTCCCGCCGCCATGCGACATAGCCAAAGAATTGGCGCGTCAGTCGATTGCGAACTCGAAATGA